A window of the Desulfobacula toluolica Tol2 genome harbors these coding sequences:
- a CDS encoding YeeE/YedE thiosulfate transporter family protein, with the protein MKTPEKKPMNPYMAGACLGLVLLGSFLILGAGLGASSGIARIAAAVEALLLPVHTENSAYFGAWGKSPLNYYLVYMFAGTIIGGLISSAGSGRMAFQLEKGKLCPSWKRISFALAGGVLVGYAGRLAQGCTSGQALTGGAMLLTGSFIFLICLFASGYAAAYFVRRQWDD; encoded by the coding sequence ATGAAAACACCTGAAAAAAAACCAATGAATCCATACATGGCAGGTGCCTGCCTGGGACTTGTCCTGTTGGGATCTTTCCTGATCCTCGGCGCAGGACTGGGAGCCTCGTCGGGCATTGCCAGGATAGCAGCAGCCGTCGAAGCCCTTCTGCTGCCTGTACATACTGAAAATTCCGCTTATTTTGGTGCCTGGGGAAAATCCCCGCTGAACTATTACCTGGTCTATATGTTTGCCGGTACGATCATCGGCGGACTGATATCTTCGGCAGGATCAGGAAGAATGGCTTTTCAACTGGAAAAAGGAAAACTTTGCCCTTCCTGGAAAAGAATTTCTTTTGCACTGGCCGGTGGAGTGCTGGTCGGATATGCCGGACGCCTTGCCCAGGGATGCACCTCGGGCCAGGCCCTGACAGGCGGGGCCATGCTGTTGACCGGCAGCTTTATTTTTCTGATCTGTCTGTTTGCCAGCGGTTATGCGGCAGCTTATTTTGTGAGGAGGCAATGGGATGATTGA
- a CDS encoding DUF6691 family protein, giving the protein MIETFFSLGQLDAGKALFMSVVIGILFGIALEQAGFGSSRRLSGVFYFKDMAVIKVMFTAMITAIIGIVLSFRFGLVSEQAVYLNPTLYTAQVMGGIIFGIGFVIGGWCPGTAAVGAASGKGDAFVFLGGTLVGSILFNETYGLVKGLHAAEKQHISFVYDALGMPREWFVLIFVFAGILVFWCMELIEKKTVQKSEYLNSDFLKRFSFILLIAGFFVFLVSQDPSSALKNDTGLSRDISDVLPSSEQKLLSDIDKALDHMEPEELARRITSGQKNIILVDVRSEPEFSHFHIKTARRIPLEDLTEQLAPYKNLGMIVLYSNGMTHPAQARDALFRMGFQNAYILTDGLDGFINRCLKPVSLRSEPVPESIAAEINQWRRFFLATLPPSSMNNSASAITEGRTTHPGIIDTQWLSSRLDDPGIRIIDLRSQPEYNSGHIPGSFALNIESMRGNIQGVPSCLLPSPLLAGHLSLMGIRPETTVVLVYGEKVQDATLVGMALERVGHADYSLLSGGFPQWKTSGLSTDTRLPETAASVYPDTNQDRFSVNYKTVLSHVENNTALILDVRPEAYYSGEKSDEARPGHIPGAVNRPFDMDTQKAGDTVEFKPVQELKTAYEKIIPSKHALVIVHCRTGHQASQTFFVLKHLLGYDRILWYDAGWTEWAARVELPVKTGKTP; this is encoded by the coding sequence ATGATTGAGACCTTTTTCAGCCTGGGACAGCTTGACGCAGGCAAAGCGCTTTTCATGTCCGTGGTGATTGGTATCCTGTTTGGAATCGCCTTGGAGCAGGCCGGTTTTGGAAGTTCGCGGCGGCTTTCAGGCGTATTTTATTTTAAAGACATGGCCGTCATCAAGGTTATGTTTACAGCAATGATAACTGCCATCATCGGAATCGTATTAAGCTTTCGATTCGGCCTTGTTTCAGAACAGGCCGTTTACTTGAATCCCACCCTGTACACAGCCCAGGTGATGGGCGGCATTATTTTCGGCATCGGCTTTGTCATTGGCGGATGGTGCCCGGGCACGGCTGCGGTTGGTGCGGCTTCAGGAAAAGGGGATGCCTTTGTTTTTCTGGGGGGAACCCTTGTCGGCAGCATCCTGTTCAATGAAACCTATGGTCTGGTTAAGGGACTCCATGCTGCTGAAAAACAACACATTTCATTTGTTTACGATGCACTGGGCATGCCCCGGGAGTGGTTTGTCCTTATTTTTGTTTTCGCGGGAATCCTGGTCTTCTGGTGTATGGAACTGATTGAAAAGAAAACGGTTCAAAAAAGCGAATATTTAAACTCTGATTTTTTAAAACGGTTCTCTTTCATCCTTTTAATTGCAGGATTCTTTGTTTTTCTGGTGTCACAAGATCCGTCTTCTGCACTCAAAAATGATACGGGACTGTCCCGTGATATTTCAGATGTATTGCCCAGTTCGGAACAAAAACTTTTGTCTGATATTGACAAGGCACTGGACCACATGGAACCTGAAGAGCTTGCCAGAAGAATTACATCCGGTCAGAAAAACATTATTCTGGTTGATGTAAGGTCTGAACCGGAATTTTCACACTTTCATATCAAAACCGCCCGTCGTATTCCGTTAGAAGATCTGACAGAACAGCTTGCTCCCTATAAAAACCTGGGCATGATTGTATTGTATTCCAATGGAATGACCCATCCTGCCCAGGCCAGGGACGCATTATTCAGAATGGGATTCCAAAATGCCTATATCCTGACCGACGGTCTGGACGGATTTATCAACAGATGCCTGAAACCGGTGTCATTGAGATCGGAACCGGTCCCGGAATCAATTGCCGCGGAAATCAACCAGTGGCGGCGTTTTTTCCTGGCCACACTTCCCCCGTCATCCATGAATAATTCTGCATCCGCCATAACCGAAGGCCGGACGACGCATCCCGGCATCATTGATACCCAATGGCTTTCCAGCCGCTTGGACGACCCCGGTATCCGTATCATTGATCTGCGCAGCCAGCCTGAATACAACAGCGGCCATATACCGGGTTCGTTTGCCTTGAATATTGAAAGTATGAGGGGAAACATCCAGGGGGTTCCTTCCTGCCTGCTGCCCTCCCCCCTGCTGGCCGGGCACCTGTCGCTGATGGGAATCCGCCCTGAAACCACCGTGGTTCTGGTCTACGGAGAAAAGGTTCAGGATGCAACCCTTGTGGGAATGGCGCTGGAACGGGTCGGACATGCCGATTATTCACTGCTCTCGGGAGGTTTCCCGCAATGGAAAACGTCAGGACTTTCAACGGACACCCGTCTTCCTGAAACAGCGGCTTCTGTTTACCCGGATACAAACCAAGACCGGTTTTCAGTGAATTACAAAACCGTTCTTTCCCATGTTGAAAACAATACGGCTTTGATACTTGATGTCAGGCCGGAAGCCTATTATTCCGGCGAAAAATCAGATGAAGCCCGGCCGGGACATATCCCAGGAGCCGTCAACCGCCCCTTTGACATGGATACGCAAAAAGCCGGTGACACCGTTGAATTCAAGCCGGTACAGGAGCTGAAAACCGCGTATGAAAAGATAATTCCATCAAAACATGCCCTTGTGATCGTCCATTGCAGAACCGGCCATCAGGCCAGCCAGACTTTTTTTGTGTTGAAGCACCTTCTCGGATATGATCGAATCCTGTGGTATGACGCCGGGTGGACGGAATGGGCTGCCAGAGTGGAATTGCCCGTGAAAACAGGAAAAACTCCGTGA
- a CDS encoding S16 family serine protease, producing MLRVLKEANYWARKENTTEVTASHVVRALNEHRFRHNLYEEKVQERYDEQSILLDVTGAVIGQVNALAVYQIGEIAFGRPSRITVESYMGKPGIVNVEHEAQLSGQTHDKGMMIIAGYLGRMFAQNYPLSVSISVSFEQNYSGIDGDSASSTELYAVLSSLSGYPIRQGIAVTGSVNQKGEIQAIGGVNEKIEGFFDVCTQKGLTGVQGVMIPSSNVKNLMLRKDVVDAIDRSMFHIYQVSTIEQGIEVLTGIVAGEPDENFNFPKNTLFEAVQNKLKKLHERSVQYNR from the coding sequence GTGTTAAGGGTTTTAAAAGAGGCGAATTACTGGGCAAGAAAGGAAAATACAACAGAAGTGACCGCCAGTCATGTGGTAAGAGCGTTAAACGAACACCGTTTTCGACATAACCTTTATGAGGAAAAGGTACAGGAAAGGTATGATGAACAATCTATCCTTCTGGATGTCACCGGTGCTGTGATAGGCCAGGTTAATGCTTTGGCTGTATATCAGATTGGAGAAATAGCTTTTGGAAGGCCGTCTAGAATCACTGTGGAATCTTATATGGGTAAGCCGGGTATTGTAAATGTGGAACATGAAGCCCAACTCTCCGGGCAAACTCATGATAAAGGGATGATGATTATTGCCGGTTATTTGGGCAGGATGTTTGCCCAGAATTATCCTTTGAGTGTTTCCATCAGTGTCTCCTTTGAGCAAAACTATAGTGGCATTGACGGCGATAGCGCTTCTTCTACTGAACTATATGCTGTTTTGTCCAGTCTTTCTGGTTATCCTATCCGTCAGGGAATTGCCGTTACCGGTTCTGTTAACCAGAAAGGTGAAATTCAGGCAATTGGTGGAGTAAATGAAAAAATTGAAGGTTTTTTTGATGTTTGCACCCAAAAAGGACTGACAGGAGTTCAGGGCGTGATGATTCCCTCATCCAATGTGAAAAATCTCATGCTCAGGAAGGATGTCGTGGATGCCATTGATCGTAGTATGTTTCATATTTACCAGGTATCAACTATTGAGCAGGGCATAGAAGTTTTGACCGGGATCGTTGCAGGTGAACCTGATGAGAACTTTAATTTTCCGAAAAATACTTTGTTTGAGGCTGTGCAAAACAAACTTAAAAAACTTCATGAACGCTCGGTACAGTATAACAGATGA
- a CDS encoding inorganic phosphate transporter, which translates to MEILFFSGIIILVALIFDFLNGMNDAANSIATIVSTRVLSPRTAVAWAAFFNLIAAFGFGVGVAKTIGKGVVNPEIISLWFVLTVLIGAVSWTHICTIMGLPISVSHALIGGIIGAGLVKGGVNVLIIPGITKICIFIFLSPLIGMGLGIFFSITTAWIFKNWRPGDVDRFFRVGQLVSSAMFSLGHGANDAQKTMGIIVMVLVSAGWQSDFSVPVWVILSCHITIAMGTLIGGWKVVKTMGMRVTKLKPMDGFCAETAAAASIIGNSFAGIPVSTTHTITGGIIGVGTVHRLSAVRWGVAKNIIIAWILTIPGSAAVSGGVYLLLNLFGKV; encoded by the coding sequence ATGGAAATCTTATTTTTTTCAGGAATCATTATTTTGGTAGCCTTGATATTTGATTTTTTAAATGGAATGAATGATGCGGCCAATTCCATTGCCACCATAGTTTCAACCCGGGTTTTATCACCCCGTACAGCCGTTGCCTGGGCTGCGTTCTTCAATTTAATTGCTGCTTTTGGATTTGGCGTCGGGGTTGCCAAAACAATCGGAAAAGGAGTGGTCAATCCGGAAATCATCTCTCTGTGGTTTGTCCTGACGGTGCTGATTGGAGCTGTTTCATGGACTCATATCTGCACAATAATGGGGCTTCCAATCAGTGTTTCTCATGCCCTTATCGGTGGTATCATCGGTGCCGGTCTCGTAAAGGGCGGAGTGAATGTCCTGATTATTCCGGGAATCACCAAAATCTGTATCTTTATTTTTCTTTCTCCCTTGATAGGAATGGGTCTGGGAATTTTTTTTTCCATCACAACAGCCTGGATTTTTAAAAACTGGCGTCCCGGAGATGTTGACCGTTTTTTTCGTGTAGGTCAACTTGTATCATCTGCTATGTTCAGCCTGGGGCACGGCGCAAATGATGCCCAGAAAACCATGGGCATTATTGTCATGGTTCTGGTTTCCGCAGGATGGCAGTCTGATTTTTCAGTGCCTGTCTGGGTTATCCTGTCATGTCACATAACTATTGCAATGGGCACCCTGATCGGTGGATGGAAAGTTGTCAAAACCATGGGAATGCGGGTGACCAAATTAAAGCCAATGGACGGCTTCTGTGCCGAAACAGCAGCAGCCGCATCCATTATCGGCAATTCCTTTGCCGGGATTCCTGTTTCAACAACCCATACCATTACCGGCGGAATCATCGGTGTCGGCACCGTTCACCGTCTTTCTGCCGTCCGATGGGGGGTGGCAAAAAATATCATCATAGCATGGATATTGACCATTCCCGGGTCAGCTGCGGTTTCAGGCGGTGTGTATCTATTGTTGAACCTTTTCGGGAAGGTATAA
- a CDS encoding DUF47 domain-containing protein → MLKKFLPKENRFFTLFNQHTDIVLEGIQLFESMLDKYSQKDSMAIRLKEIENNADNIAHQVFELLNTVFITPFDREDIQMLTQHLDDIMDMVEKAGIRMVIYNILSPPATVRKQTDILKKAFLELATAIKLLANLKHKERIRNICIHVNSIENEGDAELRMGLKALFNTPGIDPLELIKKKEIFELLEAAIDRCEDLANVLETILIKYA, encoded by the coding sequence GTGTTAAAAAAATTCTTACCAAAAGAAAATCGGTTTTTTACACTGTTTAATCAGCATACGGATATTGTTTTAGAAGGCATCCAACTGTTCGAATCAATGCTGGACAAATATTCACAAAAAGACTCCATGGCAATACGTCTCAAGGAAATTGAGAATAATGCGGATAATATAGCACACCAAGTTTTTGAACTGTTAAATACGGTTTTTATAACCCCTTTTGACCGGGAGGATATTCAGATGCTTACCCAGCATCTGGACGACATTATGGATATGGTTGAAAAAGCGGGCATCCGGATGGTAATCTACAATATCCTGTCTCCCCCTGCAACAGTCAGAAAACAGACGGATATTTTAAAAAAGGCCTTTCTTGAACTTGCAACAGCCATCAAACTTCTGGCTAATTTAAAACACAAAGAGCGCATCCGCAATATTTGTATCCATGTCAACAGCATTGAAAACGAAGGGGATGCAGAACTTCGGATGGGACTGAAGGCATTGTTCAATACTCCGGGTATTGATCCGCTTGAGCTGATAAAGAAAAAAGAAATTTTTGAACTGCTGGAAGCTGCTATTGACAGATGCGAAGACCTTGCCAATGTTCTTGAAACCATATTAATCAAATATGCATGA
- a CDS encoding ATP-dependent zinc protease family protein yields the protein MKKCFLILVCFSIFLSMNPVCVESKQIIGWLEMILIYPGALKIRAKMDTGAKSSSINAFNLRKFERGHETWVNFELKTNTKKGETKKIILEKKVLRSVKIKRRGGGLEERLVVSIEICLGNVHKEIEVSLNDRSNFNYQVLIGRTDLENDFVIDPSVTFSSKPLCKNRHN from the coding sequence ATGAAAAAATGCTTTCTGATACTTGTTTGTTTTTCAATTTTTTTATCGATGAACCCTGTATGCGTTGAAAGCAAACAGATTATCGGCTGGCTTGAGATGATCTTAATATATCCTGGAGCTTTAAAAATTCGTGCAAAAATGGACACCGGTGCGAAAAGCTCTTCAATAAATGCTTTCAATCTGAGAAAGTTTGAACGCGGTCATGAAACATGGGTTAATTTTGAACTGAAGACGAATACAAAAAAGGGGGAAACCAAAAAAATAATTCTTGAGAAAAAAGTACTCCGTTCAGTTAAAATCAAACGCAGGGGCGGAGGTCTGGAAGAACGACTGGTCGTGAGTATTGAAATCTGCTTAGGGAACGTTCATAAGGAGATTGAAGTGAGCCTGAACGATAGGAGTAATTTCAATTATCAGGTTCTGATCGGCAGGACCGACCTGGAAAATGATTTTGTAATTGATCCTTCCGTCACGTTTTCCAGTAAACCGCTTTGTAAAAACCGGCACAACTGA
- a CDS encoding bifunctional acetate--CoA ligase family protein/GNAT family N-acetyltransferase, with translation MGQYNLSRVFKPDNIAVIGASEIPETIGNAVMTNLMAGGFSSNILPVNPKYEFLHGKPCSRYIEDIEAEVDLAVIATPIQTVPDIVRSCVKQKIGSAIIISAGGKETGEKGKQIEQDIQKTAYEGGLRIVGPNCLGVICPKVKMNASFASEMPLSGNLAFISQSGAICTAVLDFAFRENFGFSHFISIGSMLDVDFGDLIDYLGNDPSTRSILLYIENLTNIRKFMSAARAVSRIKPIIVLKAGKSDAGAKAAASHTGALAGEDSVYEAAFKRAGIVRVKTIQDLFDCAELLAKQPRPAGPGLAIITNGGGPGVMATDILADYGQTPAILQEETIEKLNSVLPAFWSKSNPIDILGDATPERFCKVLDICFESKGIHGLLLILAPQALSDPMAIAKIVVTTMKNRKFPVVTCWMGGERIAGAVEFLNKSGVPTYETPERAVQAFLYLRKYAKNLAALTEIPPRLAHHLEFDREKARHFIRRSLHNEFMSDLDCKEVLAAYGLPVLSARKAESETEAVEIAGDIGYPLVMKILSPDITHKTEAGGVQLDLRSEDREFFNILSLTSIYYRFFTPIKEPKPEMLARFTQIDYDREIALVAILEKDGNERLLGVARVIGDPDGKNGEFSVLIGDPWQDKGIGAMLLQNCLDIFRARGFKTIMGFVLLFSRRTR, from the coding sequence ATGGGGCAGTATAATTTAAGCCGTGTTTTTAAACCCGATAATATAGCTGTTATCGGGGCTAGTGAAATACCAGAGACTATTGGAAACGCGGTTATGACCAATTTGATGGCCGGAGGATTTTCAAGTAATATCTTACCTGTGAATCCCAAATATGAATTTTTACACGGGAAACCATGTTCCAGGTACATAGAGGACATTGAAGCGGAAGTTGATCTGGCTGTCATCGCCACACCGATTCAAACCGTTCCGGATATTGTCCGGTCGTGCGTGAAGCAGAAAATCGGCAGCGCCATCATCATTTCAGCCGGGGGCAAAGAGACTGGTGAAAAAGGGAAACAGATTGAACAGGATATTCAAAAGACTGCATATGAAGGCGGGTTGAGGATTGTAGGGCCAAATTGTCTGGGCGTTATATGCCCAAAGGTTAAAATGAATGCTAGCTTTGCTTCAGAAATGCCGCTCAGCGGGAACCTTGCATTTATTTCCCAAAGCGGTGCCATTTGTACAGCTGTTCTGGATTTTGCTTTTAGAGAAAATTTCGGGTTCAGTCATTTTATCAGTATCGGCTCAATGCTGGATGTTGATTTCGGGGATTTGATTGATTATCTTGGCAATGATCCGTCAACCAGAAGCATTCTTTTATATATTGAAAATTTGACCAATATTCGAAAATTCATGAGCGCAGCCCGAGCTGTTTCCAGGATTAAACCGATCATTGTATTAAAGGCTGGTAAAAGCGATGCCGGGGCAAAAGCTGCAGCATCTCACACCGGTGCTTTGGCAGGAGAAGATTCGGTCTATGAAGCTGCTTTCAAACGGGCAGGGATTGTGCGGGTAAAAACTATCCAGGACTTATTCGATTGTGCCGAGCTGCTTGCCAAGCAGCCCAGACCTGCTGGTCCGGGACTTGCCATAATCACAAACGGCGGTGGCCCCGGTGTGATGGCCACTGATATCCTTGCAGATTATGGACAAACACCAGCCATTCTGCAAGAAGAGACAATTGAAAAGTTAAACAGTGTGCTGCCGGCGTTCTGGAGCAAGTCCAACCCCATAGACATACTGGGAGACGCAACTCCGGAAAGATTTTGCAAGGTTCTGGATATCTGTTTCGAATCCAAAGGAATTCATGGCTTATTATTGATTCTGGCACCTCAGGCGTTATCAGATCCAATGGCCATTGCAAAGATCGTTGTGACAACTATGAAAAATCGAAAATTTCCAGTAGTGACCTGTTGGATGGGAGGCGAGCGTATTGCCGGGGCGGTGGAATTTCTTAATAAGTCAGGTGTTCCAACCTATGAAACCCCTGAAAGAGCAGTGCAGGCATTTTTGTATCTCCGTAAATATGCAAAGAACCTGGCTGCATTGACGGAGATTCCTCCAAGACTGGCTCACCACCTTGAATTTGACCGGGAAAAGGCCCGACATTTTATTCGCCGGTCCTTGCACAATGAATTCATGTCAGACCTGGATTGTAAAGAAGTCCTGGCTGCCTATGGATTGCCTGTTTTGTCCGCCAGGAAAGCAGAAAGTGAAACTGAGGCGGTTGAAATAGCCGGGGATATAGGATATCCGCTTGTTATGAAAATTTTATCACCCGATATCACCCATAAAACAGAAGCTGGCGGAGTCCAGCTTGATCTTCGGTCGGAAGATAGGGAATTTTTCAACATACTCTCACTAACCAGTATTTATTATCGGTTTTTTACACCGATCAAAGAACCAAAACCGGAGATGCTGGCTCGTTTTACACAGATTGATTATGACCGTGAGATTGCACTGGTAGCTATCCTGGAAAAAGATGGAAATGAAAGACTCCTTGGCGTTGCCAGGGTGATTGGAGATCCTGATGGAAAAAACGGAGAGTTTTCTGTTCTTATCGGAGATCCCTGGCAGGACAAAGGTATAGGTGCCATGCTGCTTCAAAATTGCCTGGATATTTTCAGAGCAAGGGGTTTTAAAACCATTATGGGGTTTGTTCTGCTCTTTTCAAGAAGAACAAGATAA
- a CDS encoding AAA family ATPase, which yields MAGKLNISIVQTEKGYQPVPMSSGQPITPLKPKPISVDLKVILLGSYETFRTLQGSDPKFNKIFGVRADFDHEVEVNQENLINYAKFISSVCKKEKLLPFTPCGVTAVVEYGNRIVEDKKKTVSTLWSGVKGFKRGELLGKKGKYNRSDRQSCGKSVKRTPFST from the coding sequence ATGGCCGGTAAACTCAACATCAGTATCGTACAAACTGAGAAAGGCTATCAGCCGGTGCCGATGAGCAGCGGCCAACCAATTACTCCTTTAAAGCCAAAACCAATTTCTGTAGATCTTAAAGTTATTCTATTGGGAAGCTATGAAACCTTTAGGACACTCCAGGGATCTGATCCGAAATTCAATAAAATTTTCGGGGTTCGAGCAGATTTCGACCATGAAGTCGAAGTGAATCAAGAGAATTTGATCAATTATGCAAAATTTATTTCAAGTGTCTGTAAAAAAGAAAAATTGTTGCCGTTTACTCCTTGTGGTGTGACTGCCGTGGTGGAGTACGGCAACCGTATTGTGGAGGATAAAAAAAAAACTGTCTCTACGCTTTGGTCAGGTGTTAAGGGTTTTAAAAGAGGCGAATTACTGGGCAAGAAAGGAAAATACAACAGAAGTGACCGCCAGTCATGTGGTAAGAGCGTTAAACGAACACCGTTTTCGACATAA
- a CDS encoding MBL fold metallo-hydrolase, translating into MKAAIKTILPAMFFTIFFVLGTQSFAGDIKDSESASHSDAAADYDIVDTYAYPGFKIIQFNLAVLSHYSYMLISEKHALVVDPGRDIFKYLEITQKENSKIKGILLTHSHADFVAGHMELAKIAGCPVFISTRADAGYPHTPLKEGSTFTVGNAVLEVLETPGHTLDSTTSIVYSTRDGKKAEAVFTGDTLFVGSIGRPDLMGGTISAATLASMAFDTWQQKLSKIDDHVAIYPAHGAGSLCGAHLSDDPFSTIGRERQTNHYLKYSSRSEFIAAVLEGLPEAPQYFKHNAALNKKGPELINWQPPAGTITPDIKLTKPANTCVVDIRDADLYAKGHIPNSINIALRGRFETWVGIMVPWDSPLVLTGSREELDEASYRLNRVGYKARAMLFDAWVSASLPLKTVDLMEPAALYDAMKAGNAPIIVDVRLPTEWMGLRIGQVINMPLNHLAQLSSKLDPSEPVVAVCNSAYRSSLALGILEREGFAKVTSLKGGSQAWIDAGYPVFSYETGKNPAVTEAIVKKEIKLPGRISPDELKSLIMDLPGTFDLVDIRPASFFSDFHLPQSVNADLADLLSNPAYLVGTGPLIIVDRDGTLSMMAAGMLFQKTKREIKALRGGLEAYWSESYFHEMGLEKPVFPEQKTAPAALPPVMTPTPQPAAPVMQTPEKPKKKSAGC; encoded by the coding sequence ATGAAAGCAGCGATCAAAACAATACTGCCTGCTATGTTTTTTACGATTTTTTTCGTCTTGGGGACGCAGAGCTTTGCCGGTGACATAAAAGACAGCGAATCCGCGTCCCATTCCGATGCCGCAGCCGACTATGATATCGTCGACACTTACGCTTATCCCGGTTTCAAAATCATCCAGTTCAATCTTGCCGTCCTGTCACACTATTCTTATATGCTGATCAGCGAAAAACATGCCCTGGTGGTGGATCCCGGAAGGGATATCTTTAAATACCTGGAAATCACACAAAAAGAAAATTCAAAAATCAAGGGCATCCTGCTGACCCACAGCCATGCCGATTTTGTGGCCGGTCATATGGAACTTGCAAAAATAGCAGGATGCCCGGTTTTTATCAGTACCCGTGCCGATGCCGGCTATCCTCACACCCCGTTGAAAGAAGGCTCAACCTTCACTGTGGGCAATGCTGTACTGGAGGTTCTTGAGACACCGGGGCATACTCTGGACTCCACAACATCTATTGTGTACAGCACCCGTGACGGCAAAAAAGCCGAGGCCGTTTTTACCGGGGATACACTTTTTGTTGGAAGCATCGGCAGGCCCGATCTCATGGGGGGAACAATTTCCGCTGCAACGCTGGCATCCATGGCGTTTGACACCTGGCAGCAGAAATTATCAAAAATCGACGACCATGTCGCCATCTACCCTGCTCACGGTGCCGGGTCCTTGTGCGGCGCACATTTAAGCGATGATCCGTTCTCCACAATCGGCCGCGAAAGACAGACCAATCATTATTTGAAATATTCCTCGCGCAGTGAGTTTATCGCCGCAGTGCTTGAGGGCCTGCCTGAAGCACCTCAATATTTTAAACACAACGCGGCCTTGAATAAAAAGGGGCCGGAACTGATCAACTGGCAACCCCCGGCCGGAACCATCACCCCTGACATAAAACTGACAAAACCTGCCAATACCTGTGTCGTCGATATCAGGGATGCCGATCTTTATGCGAAAGGCCATATCCCTAACTCCATCAATATTGCACTTCGCGGGCGGTTTGAAACCTGGGTCGGCATCATGGTGCCCTGGGACAGCCCTCTTGTGCTGACAGGAAGCCGAGAAGAGCTGGATGAAGCATCCTACCGGCTGAACCGAGTGGGGTATAAGGCCCGTGCGATGCTGTTTGATGCATGGGTTTCAGCCTCACTGCCGTTAAAAACAGTTGATCTGATGGAACCGGCTGCTCTTTATGACGCTATGAAAGCCGGTAATGCACCGATAATCGTGGATGTCCGCCTGCCGACCGAATGGATGGGACTGCGAATCGGCCAGGTGATCAACATGCCGCTGAACCATCTGGCCCAATTGTCATCCAAACTGGACCCTTCCGAACCTGTCGTTGCGGTCTGCAACTCAGCATACCGGTCCAGCCTGGCACTGGGAATCCTTGAGCGGGAAGGGTTTGCAAAAGTCACCAGCCTCAAGGGCGGCAGCCAGGCCTGGATCGACGCCGGATACCCTGTGTTCAGTTATGAGACCGGGAAAAACCCGGCAGTAACCGAAGCAATCGTCAAAAAAGAAATCAAGCTTCCCGGAAGGATTTCGCCGGATGAGTTAAAAAGCCTGATCATGGATCTCCCCGGAACCTTTGACCTGGTGGACATCCGCCCGGCATCTTTTTTCAGTGATTTTCACCTGCCGCAATCGGTTAATGCAGATCTTGCAGATCTTCTGTCAAACCCTGCCTATCTTGTGGGCACAGGCCCACTGATCATTGTGGACAGGGACGGAACCCTTTCCATGATGGCGGCAGGCATGCTTTTCCAGAAAACCAAACGCGAAATAAAAGCATTGCGGGGAGGCCTTGAAGCCTATTGGAGCGAATCCTATTTTCACGAAATGGGTCTGGAAAAACCCGTGTTCCCGGAACAAAAGACTGCTCCTGCGGCCTTGCCCCCTGTTATGACTCCTACCCCCCAGCCGGCTGCGCCGGTAATGCAAACGCCCGAGAAACCCAAAAAGAAAAGTGCGGGGTGCTGA